The genomic stretch GCCGACACTACGTccatgagaaaagaaataatactataaaaaCGACGCGAGTCTTATTACCGCCAGTTtctcgtcgtcgccgtcatcgTCATAATTGCTATTGccgtcattgtcgttgttacCGGCAAGCAATAAGTCACTCTATATTTCGTATGTTTATAACCTACTGCTAGtaggaaaatttaaaaaacgtAGAGTAATCCTGTGGCATCAGCCTATATGACACAATGTCAGGGTCTCAACGCATGCGAAAGTCTTCGCCATGCTCTACGTCAAAGCAAGGACCAATGCGAGCTACCCTGCCTGTAAGCTCTCTGCTACGGCAGGGTCGACAAGGCAGCAGTCTAAGAAAAAGTAACAGCAACAGTCCTACTGTGTCTCCGCCAAATGCTAGTACATGGCGAACACGTATTTCACCAGAGACTTCAGCTTCCTCAGGACAACGGAGCCCTGGTTCACTTTCCTACAAAGGTATATGTAGATTTTGTAATATCTCATTTTCATACAAATTCTTTGTTTTGTGTGATTGTATGATTCTGTAGGAGAgtactattaaaaaatatgtaaaaaaaagagttgTATTACTATAAGAAACAAAGGATATAACAGCAATCCtcatatagaaatttatttaatatataaaatattaattatctgttattgctttaatatatatcttgtGGTTTgaacacaattttttttataagttttcAATGATCATAAATgatatgattaaatatattaaaatatatttcttgagATATAagttaaaagtatatatactatagaAACATTACAATATATTGCCTATGATAAGTAAAGCACCACAGTTTTCTActatttatcaaattaatagCAGCACAACAATTGGCTttgtattctatttatttctattcatcTGTTGCAACtttaaattgttattcttttgtatttgctacctttatattgttatgataTATTTAGGGAATAGAGTTGTTATCTGGGTAACCGAATATGAATATTTAGTTCGGTACCATGTTAACTTCATTtctatgttaataattttattcatattcgtTTAAACAGTTCTATATACTCTATCCTATAAACcgaatatttactttatagCTCGGTTCAAGTGTACATTTATTGTAACATATAAGCTTAAACTTGTATGTTTCATGCTTGACGTGTTCTATTATAACAGCATGACAAAAATCCACTATACATTTACTTTTCAGAAacagaatttattttacatttgtcaatattttttttacagccAAATCGAAAACATTAAGTGGTCGCTGTAGTGAAAGTCTAAGTGGTAACCAAAATATCCGTAGAACTGCATCTTTGGATACAATATACTTAAAAGGCCAATGGCCTCGCGACACATACTATATGCATTCCAGCCTTCTGGTAGTTGATAAATCTACACAGGTATATAAATCActtaaatttcaaaatttatatggcttattaatattgtcaaatttatattattcagaATTGTTATTTGATGTTATGTCAGTTTGtgcatatttaatatttccttgtaatgcatttttaataagagatttttttttgttcatgtTCCTTActgttttttcttataattacatATGTTTACTAACTGTTTCTTATCAAAAATTACTTTTGCGTATATTTTAAACtgtgccattttttttttttttttgtatattaatgttttttttctttttccttttttttattttttttttattttttttttttttttttttattttttttattctgttttttaGACTGACGAATGGTCTATTGAACCAAGGAAGATGCATACCCGTCATTCTACAGAACAAACTACCACAGACGAAAAGCTAGAAAAGTACTTCagacataggtatatatacatatcttttgaaataatttatattaaacattcTTATACTTACTGATAATTTATTCTGAACTATGATCTACAATTCCTGATACTTTACATAGCTTAAACTGATACTAtagaatattatgaaattgatataaaaattggattatgtattacaattgatattattatagattacaGCGTACAAATAAAGAGAGTACTAGTAGTAGGGAAAGAACAGCAGCTTTTGGCCTTATAATGCCTGGTGGTCCACCACCTGCTCTTCCTGGTGATCATACTGTGCTTTTGCCCAGCATTGCATCACAGacatctatatgtatgtaaaattgctttatttcaaatttattatttatagcaactaattttttattatatgtgtatatatatatatatatatatatatatatatatatttaatatatataatatgttcaATATATGCACGTTCTTTTAGACaatcaattttctttgaatACAAAAGCAAGTCCTATGAGCATACCCGTAAAACCAATGAGGCCTCCAATGCGTTCTTCCATTGAAGGACTGAATCAAGAAATAGAAGGATTAGTACTCAAATCTACAACAAACACTAACGATCCAGATCACCCAATAGAAGATaaggtattatatttataaaaatatctatacggtactgtattattttatagtgtaaataaatttcatagttagattattaaaatataatagaggtacattttttatttcttattagtatGCGCGATATCGTGAGCAAATAACACCTGAAGGACATCGTGCACCTTTGGCAGATTTGTTAAGGGCGACTCGTAGTGTCAACACACAAACACCAGCTACTGATCTTCCTTCCAGTTCTTACTCTTCAGGTAACTCATTGTTACTTCTGCATCTacatatctttcatttttacttaCAATTATTAGTATCACTTTTCTGCTACCTTAGAAATTACAAGTATCTATatcagataaatattttatattagaaaaaataatttagttattagttatttatgaacaattttgtaataaaatatttgtaattataaacaaGTTGAAAAGTTTCTTATTAGAAGCTAAAATTACatgcaaaattttatataagtataaatcttgttcaaagatttacattttgttatttataataattagattttaaattaattttacttgtATCATAACTAAAAATAACACACTAACTATGGTGTGTGTCTGCCTGTTGAGGCAGGCCCTCCATCTAGGAATTCTGAGTCTCCGCTGATACCTGGTCTTATGGATGCTTCCCGTTCACCTAGTGATCTCTTCCAAGGTTGGAGCACGTTTGCGGATTGTTTATTAAACTAACGCGATTTCTAATtgatttgtttaatatttttttctgtagCAGGATTTCGAACTtggtgtatttatataataatataatgtataatattttaataatgatttattaaagataataaattattattattatatatatataatatatatatatatatatatatatatatatatataaaattatataattatatataatacacacacgGTCTGTTTAAAAATTACATGCATTTGTAggaatatatgatttatataaaataatgcaaAGAAGTGTTAAACCTACAAATGTTACatgaaattttaaaacatTGTCTacacatgatatatatatatatatatatatatatatatatatatatatatatatatcatacatatatacataatactcAGTGTTTCTAAAACATGTTTAGTAAATACATACCAAATAAAATTGCTATAGTTTGATGAATGgtttgaataaattttgttttttattgaattttaacAGCATGTTCTTAAAATACTGcgtatctacatatatttatgtatatatgtttttgtgtatgtatttacacacacacacacacacacacatgtatatgtatgtatatatatatatatacatatatatatatatatgtattactgATTATTTATTCTACACATAGTGCATATGCACGCATGTGGGAGCGTTTGTTTAAGATGTATTACAGATGTGCACATCTCATATCtgtcattatattatatctacatatacattGTAAGCATTTAATTCAAGGATTTTAAAGCACAAATAGGAATTAAAATGcaattaataaattctaaaGTTCTTTTGGCAAGATGTTAGAATGttcatattttgataatataaagatTCAGCAATATGAATCTCACTGCATTGCTTAATTTTGTCTGATTATTTCACAATAGCGGtgatatttaacaattattttcaataaaaaaaaaatattgcttctttcacatatttaaaatacagCTAATCTCTATAAAATAACCAAGAAAAATCCGTCACATAAATGCATGGCAATGTAACAATCGACATTTGGAAGTATCTTATAGTTATAgctattaaatatctttttagaCACTTATTGTAATACACAAATATcattcacaataatattatttcataatcttttttaaaagaacatacataatttaatttttatatctcagTGCCATGTATCACTTCATAAAACATGATTTAGTTATTGCTTTAGTTACTGATTTAGTTCTTCCTTttgttatgtttttctttaaattcttgACAgacatgtatttttattttatcatgtaTAAAAATAGCACAAAAATATCATTAGTGTACAAATGCATCCCAATTTTAATGAGCATGCAATTGTAATATCTATGTTTTGACAATGTTGTATACAGTGCATagagaattaaatttattttatttgtcattatgttataatttataatgttatagtttaatatttcgtgttctttttttattctttttttattttttttttatttttttttttttttttattttttttatttttattgtgaagGTGGAAGCCGCGGATCAACACCTGAACAGGATAGAGAAGGTCGTCTTGGAACGTCTCCTCATATTAACAGGTTCCTTGCAAGAGAACCTCCTGATGGCTGTGAGAAGGTCAACCTCAAATTTGTAGAAGATACGaggtaaatattttgtttctaaAATGGAACATACAAGTCCTCAATGGgcttaaattattaatgtttgaaACGCGTGATTTAAAGTTGAGATCTATTCTTTTGAAAAtgcattaaaaatgaaaattgataatCTCTAAGgattaattagaaaatgtCATAATgaaatacgaatattatttatttgtttaggCGACCTATGATTGACTTGAGCAAACTAGAGTATTGTTCGAAGCCATGTGTATCATTCCAATTGAAACCAAGTTTGGGCTCAGCGTTCCTGCCATTGCAACAGCCGGCCAGTCCGACAGTGGTTGCTAGTGCATCAGCCTCTTCTCATACAGCATCAACTACACCTCCCCCGAATCCATAGTCCTACTTTTTGCCTTATGGAGTAGCATTCATAATAccatttgatatatattttttttaaagactTCATGGGTAGAAAGTGGACTTACTTCAGGTAAAGACATATGTACCGACAAAGAAAAGTTACCAAAAATGCAGCCTGTCCCTAGTGTGAGCTAATGTTTGGACGAAGTGATTAtgtaattagaattataattgcattgatataaaatatgggGAAGGCTTCTAAGCTCTGCTAatatttgaaacaataataaatacgaggAACAATAATTTGTGATAACTAAAAGATGACGAACGAACGTTTGGAAACGAACATTGTGTTCTACAGGGAAAAAGACTAATGGAAATTGTGTATTCTAAATTTAGTGCAAAAATGTGCTAAACAAGTTTAGTTTTGTATACAGGAAATAATATTCAACATGTCGGAaggtattaaatttaattgctGAAGAAAGCAAAATTATACAGATACAGAGAAAGGggtatgtatgcatacatatgtacattcaCACCCACCTACAATGATTTATCTCATTTATACATCTATCATTTTAAACGATCCAAGATAATTCAGTGTCatatattagaattttgtatggttttgtattattaattgtatactgaagatattcaaattatcattattattaacatcattattattaattttattcattattattaattattatgattaataatatcatatggGGAGCTTGAAAATCAAGTACTGTTAAactccttttgtttctttttaagtaTTAGTAGAGTTCAATATCATCTTAAGACAAAGTATATAGTTTTGTTACTATCAAAATTTatgctatattatatataaaagtttgtacttttttaatttctttttctttttttttttcttttttatttctgataaatattttacgaagTAAGAATAGTGCTATTGCAAATTGcgtttgtaattaaaaattaccagtatctaaaaattttatttgcacTAGAAGAAGTTTTATACGTGTCTATGTCTTTTGGTAATGTATTACCATTGGGCtatgcaattttttttatttaaattgtattatgTTAGATTATAATCAGTATATTTACTATCAATAAAACATGTATTGAGAAATCGATGCATGTATGATAAAACAAACCCAACGATATAGGGTgggtgtaataaaaaaaaaaaaatgagaaagtgaTAACGTTGCAGACTGattaaagtaaaaggaaaaaatacttTAATCGGTATTGTATCAGATGTGCATACAAAATGACTCCTTTTCATGACACtggtgtgcgtgcgtgtgtgtgcgcgcgcgtgtgtgtgtatagggGGTGAATGAGTATGTACTAGTGTAGCGCGTGGATaagttcttttactttttttttaatttttttattttttttttattttttttattttttcttttttttctttttttttttttttttttttgtataaacgtGGATCTTAGtaagaagatatataaaatctgcATTTTATAAGGACAACAGCATGCATGTGTTGTAATAATGAGAATCCTGATTGAGCCATTCATGAGAATAACCGGAGAAATAAGTTTAATCATAGAAAGGAGTGATtcgaatgtgtatatatatatatatccgatttatatgtatatatatatatatatatatatatatatatatatatataatttcatgatTGTAAAAATTTACTATAAACAGAACTTTTAACATGTATCTGAACTGGACtgcaaaaaaaagtaatagagagaaggaaaggatataaagttaaaaaaaaaattggactTAGTGAtgtattcatttttatgaaatttttattcaacatTAACTGTGCATTGAATGGATCATTGAAATATCAAGATAGAAATAAGCGTACCTAAAGTCCTTTATGAGATGGTTTAAATTATTCTGTAGAATATACAGACATAGCTACACCGAGGAagctcaatttattttttgctttctactacaaaagaatttgcagaaaaattttatagctACAGGTCTGAAAAATCAGAAactcaataaaatataaggaGCAGGGCAAACAGTTTGTTAAGTACAATAGATCAATAGTAATATactttctaatattataatatctatttagctataacagtaaaaaatgttaacaCATAAGTACCT from Vespa crabro chromosome 6, iyVesCrab1.2, whole genome shotgun sequence encodes the following:
- the LOC124425005 gene encoding protein FAM117B-like isoform X1 codes for the protein MSGSQRMRKSSPCSTSKQGPMRATLPVSSLLRQGRQGSSLRKSNSNSPTVSPPNASTWRTRISPETSASSGQRSPGSLSYKAKSKTLSGRCSESLSGNQNIRRTASLDTIYLKGQWPRDTYYMHSSLLVVDKSTQTDEWSIEPRKMHTRHSTEQTTTDEKLEKYFRHRLQRTNKESTSSRERTAAFGLIMPGGPPPALPGDHTVLLPSIASQTSIYNQFSLNTKASPMSIPVKPMRPPMRSSIEGLNQEIEGLVLKSTTNTNDPDHPIEDKYARYREQITPEGHRAPLADLLRATRSVNTQTPATDLPSSSYSSGPPSRNSESPLIPGLMDASRSPSDLFQGGSRGSTPEQDREGRLGTSPHINRFLAREPPDGCEKVNLKFVEDTRRPMIDLSKLEYCSKPCVSFQLKPSLGSAFLPLQQPASPTVVASASASSHTASTTPPPNP
- the LOC124425005 gene encoding protein FAM117B-like isoform X2, translated to MSGSQRMRKSSPCSTSKQGPMRATLPVSSLLRQGRQGSSLRKSNSNSPTVSPPNASTWRTRISPETSASSGQRSPGSLSYKAKSKTLSGRCSESLSGNQNIRRTASLDTIYLKGQWPRDTYYMHSSLLVVDKSTQTDEWSIEPRKMHTRHSTEQTTTDEKLEKYFRHRLQRTNKESTSSRERTAAFGLIMPGGPPPALPGDHTVLLPSIASQTSIYNQFSLNTKASPMSIPVKPMRPPMRSSIEGLNQEIEGLVLKSTTNTNDPDHPIEDKYARYREQITPEGHRAPLADLLRATRSVNTQTPATDLPSSSYSSGGSRGSTPEQDREGRLGTSPHINRFLAREPPDGCEKVNLKFVEDTRRPMIDLSKLEYCSKPCVSFQLKPSLGSAFLPLQQPASPTVVASASASSHTASTTPPPNP